The Terriglobia bacterium DNA window AGACCAGCACGATCCCGATGATGGATCCGTGATCGCCGCGGATTGGAGCGCCACTGTCGTCGATGGCGAACTCCTTTCCGTCCTTGCTGATGAGAATGGTGTGATTGGCGAGCCCGACGACCTTGTTGAGGCGCCGGACCTTGTCGACAGGATTCTCCACCAGTTCGCGCGTGTATTCGTTGAAGATGCGGAAGACTTCAGGGAGCGGTTTGCCGGCCGCTTCGGGGACGGTCCAGCCAGTGAGGTTCTCGGCGACCGGATTCATGAAGGTGATCGCGCCTTCGGCGTCGGTAGCGATGACGGCATCGCCGATGCTGCGCAAGGTGGTCTGCAGCCACTCTTTCTGCGCCTGGGCTTCGCGGGTACTCGCTTCCGCCTTGTCCAGCGCGGCGCCGAAGTTCTGGGAGAGGACCACGAGCTGGCGGCGGCCGAAAGCGGCGAGAGCAGCGCCGATAGCAATGCATAGGGCGATGATGGTGGAGTTAACCCAGTGCAGGGCATTACGCGAGTGACCCAGTTGCGCGTCGCGGAGATGCTGCTCAGCCGTGATGAACGACATGCGCGCGTCGCGGTATTTGTCCATCAAGTCCTTGCCCTGGAGCTGAAATGGGACGTCGGTGACTTCCTGGCCGACCTTCGCCCGGGCAATGGCTACTTGAGCCCAAGCGGACCACCGCTGGAAGGCCTCAAGAGCTGTCTTATTGCGCTCCTGCTGTTGAGGGTTACCGGAGATCATCTGGCTCAGCTGTACCTCGATTTCGCGGTCCTGAGTGAGTCCGTCGAGGAAAGGCTGAAGAAAACGGTTGTCTTTGGTGAGCAGGAAAGCGCGAAGTCCGGTCTCCTGGTCGACCCGTCCGCGATAGATGCGTTGGGCGAGACTGATGACCTGATCGCTGTGTTCCACGCGTGCAGAGATAGTCATCAAATAGCGAACTTCGAGGACCAGAGTAATCGCGAGGAAAAGGGCGATGGTGACAGGAACGAGAATCACGCGCCGGAGTATCTGCTGAAATCGAATCTTATCCATGCTCTAGCTAAGCGACAGAGGTGGTTTTGGAATTGACGAAACGATGCTCTCTCAGGAGTTGCGCGACAGTGTCAAGCAACACGGGAGGGGGTTCGCCCTTGGTGAGATACCTGTCGACGAGGGCGAGCGTTTCCTGGGGTAAATCGACATAAGCGGATAGCAGGATTATGGGAACGGCAGGATTGATGGTTCGCATCGCCTGAGCCACGGCGCCGCCATCCATTCCCGGCATTTTGTAATCGAGTACCACCACGTCGATTCTGCGAGAGGAGAAGAGTTGCAAGGCATCGGGTCCGTTTTCTGCCGCGAGAACGGAGTAGCCTTGTGACTCAAGAATCAGCTTCCGAATAGATAGGCCAACAGCTTCGTCGTCTACGCAAAGAACAACAAAAGGCTTCCGGTCACGGTTCATGGGTCAGTAGCTTTGGGTGCTGTTCAGAAAGCAAAATCCCCACACTCTGAAAGCATTATAGGCATGAATACAAGGAAGTGAATTCCGCCAAAGTGCGCCCGGCGGAATCACCTGATGCTTCGGCTGGCCAGAGCAGATCATGAAAGTGCCGGGTGGGAATGGCACGGACGAGCAGCCTCACAACGATTCTGCTGCAATATGATTCTCAGTAGTGTAGGTATCTGAGATGAAAAGCAGGCTTGTTGTTCTGGTCGCTCTAACATTCGTCCTTTCCCCGATTCTGCTTAGCGCTACGGCGAAGCAGTATCACGACGGCGGTATCCGCGACATTTCGGCGATCGGCAACCGCAACGTCGGCTGCGGAAAAGGGCTGGGGAACTGGTACAGCCTGGATAAGCAGATCGCGATGGGCAAAACCTATGCCGCGCAGGTCGACCAGGAATCGAAGATCATCAACGATCCGGTAATCAGCGAATACATCAACCGGTTAGGTCAGAATCTGGTCCGCAATTCCGATGCCCGCGTGCCGTTCACGATCAAGGTGATCGACTCGGACGACATCAATGCGTTTGCGCTGCCCGGGGGATTCTTCTACGTGAACTCGGGGCTGATTCTTGCGGCCGATAATGAAGCCGAGCTTGCGGGAGTCATGTCGCACGAGATTGCGCACGTGGCGGCGTGTCACGCGGCTCGGGAGCAGACGCGCGGTGAATTGGCGAACCTCGCGACAATACCGCTGATCTTCGTCGGAGGCCCCGTTGGTTACGCCGCGGAGAACGCCGCCGGGCTTGTAGTGCCGATGGGCTTCCTCAAGTTCTCGCGTACGTTCGAGGCGCAGGCCGATTATCTTGGCATCCAGTACATGTACAAAGCGGGCTATGACCCGAACGAGTTCATAACCTTTTTTGAGAAGATTGAAGCCAAGGAAAAGAAGAAACCTGGATTCATCTCCAAGGCGTTCTCGACGCACCCACCGACGCCCTCGCGAGTGGCAGCGGCGCAAAAAGAGATCGATACATTGTTGCCGCCGCGGCCGGAGTACATCGTTGACACGTCGGAGTTCGAACACGTGAAGGCGCGACTCGCGGCACTAGAGAACCGACGGAAGCTGCAGAGCCCGAAGGACCATCGTCCGACGCTGCGGAGAGCGAAACATGACCAAAATAGCGGGCCGCCAGTGCTGAAGCGCCGTGACGACGAAGGCCAGGGAAACTAGAAAAGGCGCCGGCAAAACGACAAAGATTTCCTTCTAAATTCTTGGGATCACCGCGGGGACGCGTTTGCGATACTCGTGGAAGGGCTTGCCGAAGCGGCGTTCGAGTTCGGCGTCTTCGGCGCGGATCATGAACGCTCCCGTGATTACCGCCCAAACCAGGAGACCGAGCACGGCGCGGGTCTGGGCTAGAGCCAGCCAGCCGAGCATGGTGCAGAGGTGTCCGAAGTAAAGTGGGTGGCGGATACGGGCGTGGAGTCCGGTAGTGACGAGCCGCTGTTCGCGGTCGGATTCGAGTTCGGTGCGGCCGATGACCTGGTCGAGGGAAAAGTGTCGCTTGCCGCCGAAATAGATGAAAACAGTAAGAGACCAGAAGGGGATTGCGGCGAGCGAAAGCCAGTTGAGTCCCGAATTACCCCACCCTATTGCTGTGCGATAAGGGGCGGAGACGAGGGCTACCTGGTACCAGGGATAGCTCGCGCCCCAGGCCAGGATCCAGATGAGGATCCAAATGGGCGTGACTACTTTCAGTGGGGCGCGGAAGTGTTTGCGCCAGAAGTCCGCGAATGGATGAACGATGAGCCAGAAAATAGGGATAGTGGCGTAAACGCCGCAAGCGAGCCAGGCGAGAATACGGATATAAATCATCGCAGAAGGAAAGCCCCACATATGCTCGCACGCGCGAGCATATGTAGGCCACAAAACCAGCAAGTGAACGGGCCCACATCTGCTAACTACCGGCAGATGTGGGGCACGAAGCCACGGGGCGAGCACATTTGGGCTACGCTGGCGTGAACATATGTGGGTCACAAGTACGTCGGAAAGGGCCATAATAGAGGCATGGCCAAAGGTTGGGAAAGCAAGTCTGTAGAGGAACAACAGAGTCTCGCCAGTCAGGTCCCCTTAACAGAAGAAGAACGGGAGCGGCTCTCCCGGGAGCGCGTTGACAAACTGCAGCAAGTGCACGCGCTGGAGATGAACCGGACGCGTGTTTTGCAGCAGATGGATAAGTGCACAAACGAGCGGTATCGCGGGATATTGCAGCAGGAACTGGATTATCTCCAGGGGGAGATTGAGAAGCTGGGGTAGACCGAAAAACCGAAGATCGGAAGATTAATGCATGGTCGATCTGTCAATTGCTGACGGGAAACTACAACTGCATGTGCGCGGAATGGATGTGCTTTGGGCGCTGAAGAGTTCGCTGGAGATTCCGCTGCAGCACGTTGCCGGCATTCGTGCGGATCCGTCGGTCGCGCATAGCTGGTTTCATGGCGTGCGAATGCCCGGGACGAACATCCCCGGCGTGATTACGGCTGGAACGTTTTACCAGGATGGAAAGCGCGTTTTCTGGGACGTGCATAACCCCGACAACACTGTTGTCATCGAGTTGCACGACGAGCGCTACAACGAATTAATTGTCGAGGTGGCGGACCCAATCCTGACGGTGATGGCGGTGCAGGATACGTTGAAGCAGGGGTTGTGATGCCGAAGGGCAAAACGGCGCCGAAATAAAGCGGCAAAGGGCAAAACGAAAATCAACCTGAACGGAAAAACGGCAAAACTGAAAGCAATATTGTTTCAGTTCTGCCGTTCGCTTCTGCGGGAAGTTCAGCGTTATTTCAAGTGAACTAGTTTTTCGATGAGGCCGGAGTAATCGGTCTTCTCCAGGCCGTGGACCTGCTTGTTGTACTCGTCAACTTTAGCGGAATAATTCATTGAACAGAATTTAGGGCCGCACATGGAGCAGAAGGCTGCTTCCTTGTAGAACCCGTCGGGCAGGGTTTCGTCGTGCATGCTGCGCGCAGTCTCGGGGTCGAGGGAGAGCTCGAACTGCTTTTCCCAATCGAAGACGTAGCGGGCGTGGCTGAGAGCGTCGTCCCGATCGCGAGCGCCGGGCCGGTGGCGTGCAACGTCGGCGGCGTGGGCAGCGATCTTGTAGGCGATGATTCCGTCCTTTACATCTTTCTCGTTGGGCAGCCCGAGGTGCTCTTTGGGCGTCACGTAGCAGAGCATGGAGGCGCCGTGCCAGCCGATCATGGCCGCGCCGATTGCCGAGGTGATGTGGTCATAACCGGGAGCGATGTCGGTGACGAGAGGGCCGAGCGTGTAGAACGGAGCGCCGTCACACCACTCGATCTCCTTGTCGACCTGTTCCTTGATCTTGTCGAGCGGAACGTGGCCGGGTCCTTCGATCATGACCTGCACGTCGTGCTTCCAGGCGATGCGAGTCAGTTCGCCGAGAGTCTTCAGTTCCGCGAATTGGGCTTCGTCGCTGGCGTCGGCGAGGCAGCCGGGACGGAGTCCGTCGCCGAGCGAGAAGGAGACGTCGTGCTTCGCCATGATCTTGCAGATGTCTTCGAAGTGCGTGTAGAGGAAGTTCTGCTTGTGATGATGCGCCATCCACTGCGCGAGGATTGCGCCGCCGCGTGAGACGATTCCGGTGATGCGCCGGGCGACCATGGGAATGTACTCAACCAGCACGCCGGCGTGGATGGTCATGTAATCGACGCCCTGCCCGGCCTGCTCCTCGATGACTTCGAGCATGAGTTCTGGCGTGAGGTCTTCGAGACGGCGGACGCGCGAGACGGCTTCGTAGATCGGAACAGTGCCGATTGGCACTGGCGAGTTGCGAAGGATCGCTTTGCGGATCTCGGGGATGTCGCCACCGGTGGAGAGGTCCATGACGGTGTCTGCGCCGTAGTGCACGGAGATGTGGAGCTTCTTGAGCTCTTCGTCGATGTTCGACGTGACGGCGGAATTGCCGATGTTGGCGTTGATTTTGCAGAGGCTCTCGACTCCTATGCACATCGGTTCGAGTTCGGGATGGTTGACGTTGGCAGGGATGATCATGCGTCCGGCGGCGACTTCGGCACGAATGACCTCCGGCGTAACTTTCTCGCGATCGGCGATGTAGAGCATTTCTTCTGTGACAAGGCCCTTGCGGGCGAAATGCATCTGCGACATGTTGGTGTCGCCGGTGCGAGCGGCCTCTTCGCGGCGGCGCACGATCCATGGCTCGCGCAGTTTCTGAATGCCTTGACCAGTTCCGACTACAGGTTTGTGTCCGAGATTGCCTGCCATACGCTCCTGTACCTCACTAAAGTGCAATTTCTAATTATACGACTCGGGGCGAGGGCGCAGAGTGGCGACAGAAGCGGAAATCGGCGCGATTCAGCCAGACCAGGTTTTCACCGCCTGCAGGAGTAGCAGGACGCCGACGACCGCCAGCCCCATGTAGACATATTTCAGGAAAAGTTCTCCACTGAGGCGATGATTGATGGCCCTACCGAGCAATACGGCCGGGATCATAACGGGGATGGAAAATAAGTAGTAGCGAGTGACGGCCGGAACCCAAAGTCCAGCGAAGAGAAAGCCCGTCATTCCGAGAATACTCGCGGGAAGGAAGTAGGCCTGCAGGGTCGCGCGGAATTGTTGTGCCGACCAACGACGCATAGAGCCATAAATGACCAGCGGGGGCCCGTTCATCCCATAGGCGCCGCCGAGTACCCCAGCAGACAGACCACAAAGAAACAGCCACCAGCGGTTGTCGCGACGCAATTCGAGCTGAGCACGCCCGAGAAGCGAGTAACAGGAGAAGAGGATGATGATGACCGCTAGAGTTCCCTTTACGAGATGCTGGTGGCCGCGGGTCAACAACAACAGGCCAAGGGGAATGCCGGGAAGGGTGGAGATAACCAGCCATCCGGCACTGCTCAAGTGGATTTTCTTCCAGTCCTGGACGACGACAATGGAGGCAATCGTGATGGAAACGAGCACGGCGAGAGGAGCAGCTTCCTTGAGGGGAATGCAGAAGGCGAGCAGAGGGACGGCGATTAGCGCCTCGCCGAAGCCGAAGGCAGAACGGATCACGGTAGCGAGAAAGATTACGAGGAGAACTTCTATGGTCGATATTCCGATTGGGAACTCCGTCGGTGGAAATTCGGCAGGGGGGCCATCGTCAGAAGGTACAGGTCAGCGGCTCCATTGTGAATAGTATCTTGAGGGCTCTATAAGACAAAACAGTGCACAATTCAGGATCGGTACTCACCGGAAAATGGAAAACGGGAGCACGGACAGGGTCGTGTCGGAAGCCATGCACTTCGGGTACCCTAAAGCGTCCATTGACCGTCAACTCGGAACAGGGGTAACCTTCTGGCAAGAGTTTTGTGTCCGGGGATGGCAAGCGGGCATCAACTCACGTATGTCTATGTCGCAACAGACTAAGAAATACCTCCAGTTCGGCGCCGCAATCACCGTCATTGTGCTTGCTCTTGGATACCTTGCTTTCACCGGAGCGCAGGAGAGCAAGAGCTATTACAAGACCATCAAGGAACTGAACGCGATGGGCGATAAGGCCCACACGATCCGTTTGCGTGTGGCGGGGAACGTTCAGCCGGGATCGATCAAGCGGCATGGGCAGCACGTTGACTTCAACCTGATAGAAGAGGGCCAGGTCCTGCCTGTTGACTACGTTGGGACGGAAGCGCCGCCCGACACATTCAAGGATAATTCGCAGGCAATGGCCGAGGGCACCTATGGGCGCGACGGCATTTTCCATGCGCAGAAACTGCAGGCGAAATGTGCCTCGAAGTACGCGCCGCAGCAAGAGCAACAGAACTCGCCTTCGGCAACCACCCAGAAGGCTGAGGTCAGTCCACAAAGCTATTCCAAGTGAGCTCCACCCACAGCACGGGATCTGTTCAAGACCCACGTCTGCCAAAAGAAGGCAGAATTGGGGCGCCGAAGCTTCCCGATAATCCCAGTAACGAGCCGGCAATCCGACTTTCGGAAATCGCGAAACATTTTGGACGATTTGCTGCGCTGCGCGGGATTACAGCAGATTTTGCGCCGGGGAAACTGTATGTCATTCTCGGCGAAAATGGAGCGGGGAAGAGCACGCTGCTGAGGATTGTCACAGGGCTGCTGGCCCCGACGCGAGGTAAGGTTTCGGTGCTGAGGTCGGAGGATCTGCGTTCGGTCGCGATGCGCGTG harbors:
- a CDS encoding isoprenylcysteine carboxylmethyltransferase family protein — encoded protein: MIYIRILAWLACGVYATIPIFWLIVHPFADFWRKHFRAPLKVVTPIWILIWILAWGASYPWYQVALVSAPYRTAIGWGNSGLNWLSLAAIPFWSLTVFIYFGGKRHFSLDQVIGRTELESDREQRLVTTGLHARIRHPLYFGHLCTMLGWLALAQTRAVLGLLVWAVITGAFMIRAEDAELERRFGKPFHEYRKRVPAVIPRI
- a CDS encoding cytochrome c maturation protein CcmE, which translates into the protein MSQQTKKYLQFGAAITVIVLALGYLAFTGAQESKSYYKTIKELNAMGDKAHTIRLRVAGNVQPGSIKRHGQHVDFNLIEEGQVLPVDYVGTEAPPDTFKDNSQAMAEGTYGRDGIFHAQKLQAKCASKYAPQQEQQNSPSATTQKAEVSPQSYSK
- a CDS encoding sulfite exporter TauE/SafE family protein, whose translation is MGISTIEVLLVIFLATVIRSAFGFGEALIAVPLLAFCIPLKEAAPLAVLVSITIASIVVVQDWKKIHLSSAGWLVISTLPGIPLGLLLLTRGHQHLVKGTLAVIIILFSCYSLLGRAQLELRRDNRWWLFLCGLSAGVLGGAYGMNGPPLVIYGSMRRWSAQQFRATLQAYFLPASILGMTGFLFAGLWVPAVTRYYLFSIPVMIPAVLLGRAINHRLSGELFLKYVYMGLAVVGVLLLLQAVKTWSG
- a CDS encoding ATP-binding protein, with product MDKIRFQQILRRVILVPVTIALFLAITLVLEVRYLMTISARVEHSDQVISLAQRIYRGRVDQETGLRAFLLTKDNRFLQPFLDGLTQDREIEVQLSQMISGNPQQQERNKTALEAFQRWSAWAQVAIARAKVGQEVTDVPFQLQGKDLMDKYRDARMSFITAEQHLRDAQLGHSRNALHWVNSTIIALCIAIGAALAAFGRRQLVVLSQNFGAALDKAEASTREAQAQKEWLQTTLRSIGDAVIATDAEGAITFMNPVAENLTGWTVPEAAGKPLPEVFRIFNEYTRELVENPVDKVRRLNKVVGLANHTILISKDGKEFAIDDSGAPIRGDHGSIIGIVLVFRDVTQQRKLETALQSNERLAVAGRLSASIAHEIHNPLDTIGNILFLIGQKADNRPELQQLVGTAQTEVYRVAQISKNMLSLHRDSRSPSPVRISEMLDSVVSLIDETIAKGKRRFWIEHGFDGEIQGFPAELRQVFTNIIKNAVEATSEGGSIRVFTVPGTQDKHAGVLVHVVDDGSGIPEEMKSRLFSPFATSKETNGSGLGLWVSQSIVEKHGGTIHITSNSQVQRRGTTVTVFLPLEVADHLEPENEASSAAS
- a CDS encoding M48 family metallopeptidase translates to MKSRLVVLVALTFVLSPILLSATAKQYHDGGIRDISAIGNRNVGCGKGLGNWYSLDKQIAMGKTYAAQVDQESKIINDPVISEYINRLGQNLVRNSDARVPFTIKVIDSDDINAFALPGGFFYVNSGLILAADNEAELAGVMSHEIAHVAACHAAREQTRGELANLATIPLIFVGGPVGYAAENAAGLVVPMGFLKFSRTFEAQADYLGIQYMYKAGYDPNEFITFFEKIEAKEKKKPGFISKAFSTHPPTPSRVAAAQKEIDTLLPPRPEYIVDTSEFEHVKARLAALENRRKLQSPKDHRPTLRRAKHDQNSGPPVLKRRDDEGQGN
- a CDS encoding response regulator, with the protein product MNRDRKPFVVLCVDDEAVGLSIRKLILESQGYSVLAAENGPDALQLFSSRRIDVVVLDYKMPGMDGGAVAQAMRTINPAVPIILLSAYVDLPQETLALVDRYLTKGEPPPVLLDTVAQLLREHRFVNSKTTSVA
- the thiC gene encoding phosphomethylpyrimidine synthase ThiC, whose product is MAGNLGHKPVVGTGQGIQKLREPWIVRRREEAARTGDTNMSQMHFARKGLVTEEMLYIADREKVTPEVIRAEVAAGRMIIPANVNHPELEPMCIGVESLCKINANIGNSAVTSNIDEELKKLHISVHYGADTVMDLSTGGDIPEIRKAILRNSPVPIGTVPIYEAVSRVRRLEDLTPELMLEVIEEQAGQGVDYMTIHAGVLVEYIPMVARRITGIVSRGGAILAQWMAHHHKQNFLYTHFEDICKIMAKHDVSFSLGDGLRPGCLADASDEAQFAELKTLGELTRIAWKHDVQVMIEGPGHVPLDKIKEQVDKEIEWCDGAPFYTLGPLVTDIAPGYDHITSAIGAAMIGWHGASMLCYVTPKEHLGLPNEKDVKDGIIAYKIAAHAADVARHRPGARDRDDALSHARYVFDWEKQFELSLDPETARSMHDETLPDGFYKEAAFCSMCGPKFCSMNYSAKVDEYNKQVHGLEKTDYSGLIEKLVHLK